ACTATCAGGAGGCCTGGTTCAACGGCTTCGGCCTCTCGGTCTACATGACCGCCGTCATCGCCGCCACGCTCTGCCTCATGCCCGGGATCGGCCTGATCACCTGGAAGGAGGCAAACATCAAATGGGACCTGATGATCTTCGCGGCCGGCGCCTACGCCGCCGGCAACGCGCTCGAATCGACCAAGGGCGCGCAATGGATCATCGGCAAGCTCGTCTACGGGCTCGGTCTCGAGACGATGGCGCCGGCAACCGTCTATGTCGTCGTGATCTTCCTGAGCATGTTCAGCCACATGATCTTCACCTCGAAGACCGTGCGCACGACGATCATGATCCCGGCCTTCATCGCACTGGCCAAGACGCTCGGCATGAACCCGGTGACGCTCGCCCTCGCCGCATCGTTCACGCTGACCTACACGATCACCCTGCCGCCGCACTCGAAGGTCAACACCATCTACTTCGCGACCGGCTATTTCTCGGTGCTCGACCAGCTGAAATACGGCCTCATCACCTGCTTCATCGGCGCCGTCCTGATCTCGCTGTCGGTGTTCACCTGGTTCCGGCTGCTGGGCTACGGCCTCTGACACTCCGCCGGACCGCAGCCAATCCCACGACAGAGCCGATCCGATGAGACTGATCCTGCTTCGCCACGGCGAAACCCTCTGGAACACGCAGAAACGCCTGCAGGGCCATGACGACTCCCCCCTCTCCGAGCGCGGCGTCGCGCAGGCGCAGGCAATCGCGCCGAGCCTGCGCACGCTCGCCCCGGCCAGGATCGTCTCCTCCGACCTCGGCCGCGCCCGCCAGACGGCGCGGATCGTCGGCTACGAGGACGCCGTGCTGGAGCCGCGCCTGCGCGAGCTCGACATGGGCGCCTGGACCGGCCGCGCCAAGGACGAGCTGATCGCCAGCCAGCCCGACGACTATGCCGCCTGGCGCGCCGGTCGCCTGACCCCGGCCGGCGGCGAGAGCTGGCAGCAGTTCACGGCGCGCATCCGCGATGCGCTCGCAGACTGGATCGGGCGCGGCGGCGGCGATCTCCTCGCCATCGTCCATAGCGGCGTCGTCCGCGCCGCCTGCAACGTGCTGCTCGGGCTTGCGCCCAATCAGATCCTGCCGGTGACCCCCGGCACGCTGACCATCTTCGATTTCGCCGATGGCAATGCGGCAGCGCCCCGGCTCGAAGCCTATAATCTCGGCGCCTTCACGCCCGATCTGGACGTGGCCGACTGATATCAGCGCAGTGCCGCGAACCGCCCTGGCAAGGGCTCGCTGACCAGCAAATCGAGGAAGCGCGCCGTCGCCGGCGAGAGCAGCTTGCCGCGATGATGCGCGATCCTGATGCCCCGCTCGAAGGTGGCGCCCGCAATCGGCACCTCAACAAGCAGGCCGCCGGCGATGTCGTGCGCCACCGCCATCCGCGAGACGATCGAGACGCCGAGACCGTGCATCACGCCCTGCTTGATCGCCTCCAGGCTGGAGATGTGCATTTCCGGGCCGAGCCTGATCCCGCTGCGGCGCATCCGTTCCACCAGGAATTGCCGCGTCGCCGAGGGCTCGGGCTTGATCAGGAAGGTCTCCTTGGCGAGCTCCCCCGGCACCACCTCGCCGCGCCGCGCAAAGGGATGGCCCGGCGCCGTGATCAGCACCAGCTCGTCGCGGCAGAGCTCGCGGAACAGGAAGCGCTGCGGATCGAGCTCAATCTGGTCGGAGACGATCAGGAACTCGACGCTGTTCGCCTCGAGCCGGCGGATCAGCTCGGAGGAGGAGGCGATATCGAGCTCGAAGGCCAGCTTCGACGCAAGCTGCTTATGCCGGGCGATGATCGCCGGAACGAGGTAGACGCCAATGAAGTTGCTGGCGCCGAAATGGATGGTACCGCCTAGCGGATCGCCCATCTGGCGCAGGTGCTCGCGTGCCGCGCCGAGCGCGTTGACGACCTGCAGCGCATAATCGCGGAAGGCCACGCCCTGCTGCGTCAGATGCATCCGCTTGGCGATCCGATCGAACAGCATCGTGTCGAGCTCCTGCTCGAGCATGCGGATGCGCATGGTCACGGCCGGCTGCGTGCAATGCATCCTCCTGGCGGTCTCGGTGACGCTGAGACACTCCGCCAGCACCAGGAAGGCCTCGATCTGGTTGATGTTCACCGGCTCGTCCCGACGGCTGCACGATGTCGCCATCGTCATTTATCAACCAGAGAATATCAATCAGGGATGATTATGATCTGAGCAGGCCCGCCGCAGCCGGGAAATCCTTGCCTCGGCAGCCGCCATTCCCCTCGGCCCTCCCCTGCTCTACTGCTGGAGGCGTCAGTGTCCGTTTGAGGCGTCGTCAGGGCGTGACGAGACTGGTGTTTTTCGAGCATCGGAGCGGAGCGTACTCAAGTACGTGAGCACCGAAGCGCAGAAAAATGCCAGGCGCAGGCCGCCCTCACGGCGTCTCGAGCGGACACGTAGTCTCAGCGAGCCAGCGACGCCCATGGCCCTCACCGACATCGCCACCCGGACCTACAATCACAGCTGGCGGCTCGACCCGATCATCCGCAGCCTGCTCGACACCGATTTCTACAAGCTGCTGATGCTGCAGATGATCAGGAGCTTCCACCCGGAGGTGCAGGTCACCTTCGGCCTGATCAATCGCTCCAAGCAGATTCGCCTCGCCGACGTGATCGAGGAAGCCGAGCTGCGCGCCCAGCTCGACCATGCCCGTGGGCTACGCTTCACCAAGAAGGAGCTGATCTGGCTCGCCGGCAACAGCTTCTACGGCAAGACCCAGATGTTCACGCCGGACTTCATCGCCTGGCTCGCCGAGTTCCGCCTGCCCGAATACGAACTCCGCAAAGTCGACGGCCAGTACGAGCTGACCTTCGCCGGCCCCTGGACCCACTCGATGATGTGGGAGATCCCGGCACTCGCCATCGTCAACGAGCTGCGCTCGCGCCAGGCACTCAAGGGCTGGGACCGCTTCGCGCTCGACGTGCTCTATGCCCGCGCCAAGTCGAAGCTCTGGGACAAGGTCGAGCGGCTGAAGAAGCTGCCCGATCTGCGCATCTCCGATTTTGGCACGCGCCGCCGCCATGGTCATCTCTGGCAGCGCTGGTGCGTCGAGGCGCTGAAGGAGGGCCTGGGGCCGACCTTCACCGGCACCTCCAACGTCCTGCTCGCCATGGAGCACGATCTTGAGGCGATCGGCACCAACGCCCATGAACTGCCGATGGTGCTGGCGGCGCTGGCCGACAGCGACGAGGAACTGAAGCGCGCGCCCTATCGCGTGCTCGACGAATGGCGCCAGGTCTATGGTGGCAACCTCCTGATCGTGCTGCCGGACGCCTTCGGCACCACGGCCTTCCTCGACGATGCCCCGTCCTGGCTCGCCGACTGGACCGGTTTTCGCCCTGACAGCGCCCCGCCGATCGAGGCCGGCGAGCAGATCATCGCCTGGTGGACATCCCAGGGCCGCGATCCCAAGAGCAAGCTGCTGATTTTCTCCGACGGCATGGACATCGACTCGATCGAGGAGGCCTATCGCCATTTCCACGGAAGGGTCCGCACCGGCTTCGGCTGGGGCACCAACCTGACCAACGACTTCGTCGGCTGCTCGCCGGTCGGCACGCCCGATCTCGACCCGATCTCACTGGTCTGCAAGGTCGTCAGCGCCAATGGCCGCCCGGCGGTGAAGCTCTCCGACAACCCGAACAAGGCGACCGGCGACCCGGCCGAGATCGCAAGGTATCTGCGGGTGTTCGGCGGGGCGGACCGAAAGGCGAAAGCGGTGAGGGTTTAGCGGCGGGGTTTTGCGCGCCGCTGCTTACGCCCCATGGCGGGCATTGGCGTGGTGCAGATTTCAAGCAATTCACCCCGGCAGGCGTACCTGTGAGACTTGGCATCAACCTACGCGGTGACCTCGCTAAGCTGAGCGACGAAGGGCTGGCTACGCACCTTGAAAAGAGCCTCGCCTATCGCGAATGGCTTTCATCGCGCGCCGCTGATGCCCCAAACCGATGGCTGTACAAGATTGGCGTCGGCATGCCCTTCGGCAGAGGCCCTTTGCATGCACGCATTTTTTATCGCGCCATGGGGCTCATATATGGTGGCCCTTTGAACGGGCACTCTCTGGGTGACCTGTACGTGCTGGATTGCGAGATCAAGGACATCATGGACGAACTGAGACGTCGGGCGCGTATCGCTCGGCGGCATCGTCTCAGTCCCTGATTAAAGGCAGTTTTCGACCCAAAGCGGTCCTCTCGCTCAGCAGGAACAGGCAAGCGAGCTTGTGTGACTAAGCAGGAACATAGGTCAGCCTGATCACGCTCTCGCCGATGCGACCGCTGGCGACGAGGCGCAGCGGCGGCCGGGGGCCTGCGAAGAACGGCGTGCCATGCCCCAGCACATGCGGGTGGAAGTAGAGCCGATACTCGTCGATGAGACCAAGCTCGGTCACGCTTTGCGCAAGCTTCGGCCCGGACACCGTAATCTCACCCGCCAGCTCATCCTTCAGCCTGCGGATCGCAGTCTCCATGTCACCGGCGACGAGTGTCGCATTGGGGCCGACCGATGTGAGCGAGCGCGACACAACCCATTTCGGCAGGCGCCGCCAGGCCGCTGCGAAGTCGCGATGATCCGCGGTCCACTCAGGATGGTCCTCGTCCCAATAGCGCATGATCTCGTACATGCGGCGACCGTAGACGCTGCCCGC
This genomic interval from Bosea sp. 29B contains the following:
- a CDS encoding histidine phosphatase family protein, giving the protein MRLILLRHGETLWNTQKRLQGHDDSPLSERGVAQAQAIAPSLRTLAPARIVSSDLGRARQTARIVGYEDAVLEPRLRELDMGAWTGRAKDELIASQPDDYAAWRAGRLTPAGGESWQQFTARIRDALADWIGRGGGDLLAIVHSGVVRAACNVLLGLAPNQILPVTPGTLTIFDFADGNAAAPRLEAYNLGAFTPDLDVAD
- the pncB gene encoding nicotinate phosphoribosyltransferase, encoding MALTDIATRTYNHSWRLDPIIRSLLDTDFYKLLMLQMIRSFHPEVQVTFGLINRSKQIRLADVIEEAELRAQLDHARGLRFTKKELIWLAGNSFYGKTQMFTPDFIAWLAEFRLPEYELRKVDGQYELTFAGPWTHSMMWEIPALAIVNELRSRQALKGWDRFALDVLYARAKSKLWDKVERLKKLPDLRISDFGTRRRHGHLWQRWCVEALKEGLGPTFTGTSNVLLAMEHDLEAIGTNAHELPMVLAALADSDEELKRAPYRVLDEWRQVYGGNLLIVLPDAFGTTAFLDDAPSWLADWTGFRPDSAPPIEAGEQIIAWWTSQGRDPKSKLLIFSDGMDIDSIEEAYRHFHGRVRTGFGWGTNLTNDFVGCSPVGTPDLDPISLVCKVVSANGRPAVKLSDNPNKATGDPAEIARYLRVFGGADRKAKAVRV
- a CDS encoding dihydrofolate reductase family protein; amino-acid sequence: MAKLIFGMNLSLDGYVDHEAFAPDAVLFRHWIEHVRGLAGSVYGRRMYEIMRYWDEDHPEWTADHRDFAAAWRRLPKWVVSRSLTSVGPNATLVAGDMETAIRRLKDELAGEITVSGPKLAQSVTELGLIDEYRLYFHPHVLGHGTPFFAGPRPPLRLVASGRIGESVIRLTYVPA
- a CDS encoding LysR family transcriptional regulator, with product MNINQIEAFLVLAECLSVTETARRMHCTQPAVTMRIRMLEQELDTMLFDRIAKRMHLTQQGVAFRDYALQVVNALGAAREHLRQMGDPLGGTIHFGASNFIGVYLVPAIIARHKQLASKLAFELDIASSSELIRRLEANSVEFLIVSDQIELDPQRFLFRELCRDELVLITAPGHPFARRGEVVPGELAKETFLIKPEPSATRQFLVERMRRSGIRLGPEMHISSLEAIKQGVMHGLGVSIVSRMAVAHDIAGGLLVEVPIAGATFERGIRIAHHRGKLLSPATARFLDLLVSEPLPGRFAALR